One genomic window of Solanum dulcamara chromosome 12, daSolDulc1.2, whole genome shotgun sequence includes the following:
- the LOC129876299 gene encoding cytochrome P450 94C1-like isoform X1: MDHLDDFWKSFHVYFILIFIIVFLFTLILYIVRLKLWCNCEICHAYITKSWSSQFINLCDWYTHLLKQSPNRTIHIHVLGNIITSNPQNVEYMLKTRFENYPKGKTFSTILGDFLGRGIFNVDGDLWRFQKRISSLELGKVSIRSYAFEVVKNEIVKRLLPLLDEYKQASKLSAERAMTTSPIVWKIKRFLNIGSEKELREAIKMINILAQEVIRQKRKLGFSNHKDLLSRFMGSISDETYLRDIVISFLLAGRDTITSALTSFFYVIVNHPEVAKAIREEADRVLGPNKDLTSCEQMSELHYLQASIYESMRLYPPIQFDSKFCLEDDFLPDGTFVKKGTRVTYHPYAMGRMEELWGCDALEFNPQRWLKDGVFVQENPFKYPVFQAGLRVCLGKQMALVELKSVSLSLLRRFHVELAQPYHHTPRFSPGLTASFNGGLLVSVQEISP; encoded by the exons ATGGATCATCTTGATGATTTTTGGAAGTCTTTTCATGTCTATTTTATCCTTATCTTCATCATAGTTTTTCTCTTTACTCTTATCTTGTATATAGTGAGGCTAAAACTTTGGTGCAATTGTGAAATTTGCCATGCTTACATCACAAAAAGTTGGTCTTCACAATTCATCAATTTGTGTGATTGGTACACACATCTTCTAAAACAATCACCAAATAGAACAATACACATACATGTTCTAGGCAATATCATCACTTCAAATCCTCAAAATGTTGAGTACATGCTCAaaacaagatttgagaattACCCAAAAGGGAAAACTTTCTCTACTATCTTGGGTGATTTTCTTGGTAGGGGAATATTTAATGTTGATGGGGATTTATGGAGATTTCAAAAGAGAATTTCAAGTCTTGAACTTGGAAAAGTCTCTATAAGATCATATGCATTTGAAGTGGTAAAAAATGAGATTGTCAAAAGGCTTCTTCCACTTTTAGATGAATATAAACAAG CATCAAAATTATCAGCTGAAAGAGCCATGACTACATCCCCTATTGTTTGGAAAATCAAGAGATTTTTAAACATAGGGAGTGAAAAAGAGTTGAGGGAAGCAATAAAAATGATCAATATTCTGGCACAAGAAGTCATAAGACAAAAGAGAAAATTAGGTTTTTCAAATCATAAGGATCTTCTTTCAAGATTCATGGGATCAATAAGTGATGAAACTTATTTGAGAGACATTGTCATAAGCTTTCTCCTAGCCGGTAGGGACACTATAACATCTGCTTTAACAAGTTTCTTTTATGTGATTGTGAACCATCCAGAAGTCGCTAAAGCCATTAGAGAAGAAGCTGATCGAGTTCTTGGTCCAAATAAAGACCTCACAAGTTGTGAACAAATGAGTGAGCTTCATTATCTACAAGCATCTATTTATGAAAGTATGAGACTttaccctcctattcaatttgATTCAAAGTTTTGTTTAGAAGATGATTTTTTACCTGATGGGACTTTTGTGAAAAAGGGAACAAGGGTTACTTATCATCCTTATGCTATGGGAAGAATGGAGGAATTATGGGGTTGTGATGCTTTGGAGTTTAACCCTCAAAGATGGTTGAAAGATGGTGTTTTTGTCCAAGAAAATCCATTCAAGTATCCAGTTTTTCAAGCTGGACTTAGGGTGTGTTTGGGGAAACAAATGGCACTTGTTGAGCTTAAAAGTGTGTCTCTCTCTTTGCTAAGGCGATTTCATGTCGAATTAGCTCAACCATATCACCACACCCCTCGGTTCTCTCCTGGCCTCACTGCCTCTTTCAACGGTGGCTTATTGGTTTCAGTGCAAGAAATAAGTCCATAA
- the LOC129876299 gene encoding cytochrome P450 94C1-like isoform X3 has translation MDHLDDFWKSFHVYFILIFIIVFLFTLILYIVRLKLWCNCEICHAYITKSWSSQFINLCDWYTHLLKQSPNRTIHIHVLGNIITSNPQNVEYMLKTRFENYPKGKTFSTILGDFLGRGIFNVDGDLWRFQKRISSLELGKVSIRSYAFEVVKNEIVKRLLPLLDEYKQEVAKAIREEADRVLGPNKDLTSCEQMSELHYLQASIYESMRLYPPIQFDSKFCLEDDFLPDGTFVKKGTRVTYHPYAMGRMEELWGCDALEFNPQRWLKDGVFVQENPFKYPVFQAGLRVCLGKQMALVELKSVSLSLLRRFHVELAQPYHHTPRFSPGLTASFNGGLLVSVQEISP, from the exons ATGGATCATCTTGATGATTTTTGGAAGTCTTTTCATGTCTATTTTATCCTTATCTTCATCATAGTTTTTCTCTTTACTCTTATCTTGTATATAGTGAGGCTAAAACTTTGGTGCAATTGTGAAATTTGCCATGCTTACATCACAAAAAGTTGGTCTTCACAATTCATCAATTTGTGTGATTGGTACACACATCTTCTAAAACAATCACCAAATAGAACAATACACATACATGTTCTAGGCAATATCATCACTTCAAATCCTCAAAATGTTGAGTACATGCTCAaaacaagatttgagaattACCCAAAAGGGAAAACTTTCTCTACTATCTTGGGTGATTTTCTTGGTAGGGGAATATTTAATGTTGATGGGGATTTATGGAGATTTCAAAAGAGAATTTCAAGTCTTGAACTTGGAAAAGTCTCTATAAGATCATATGCATTTGAAGTGGTAAAAAATGAGATTGTCAAAAGGCTTCTTCCACTTTTAGATGAATATAAACAAG AAGTCGCTAAAGCCATTAGAGAAGAAGCTGATCGAGTTCTTGGTCCAAATAAAGACCTCACAAGTTGTGAACAAATGAGTGAGCTTCATTATCTACAAGCATCTATTTATGAAAGTATGAGACTttaccctcctattcaatttgATTCAAAGTTTTGTTTAGAAGATGATTTTTTACCTGATGGGACTTTTGTGAAAAAGGGAACAAGGGTTACTTATCATCCTTATGCTATGGGAAGAATGGAGGAATTATGGGGTTGTGATGCTTTGGAGTTTAACCCTCAAAGATGGTTGAAAGATGGTGTTTTTGTCCAAGAAAATCCATTCAAGTATCCAGTTTTTCAAGCTGGACTTAGGGTGTGTTTGGGGAAACAAATGGCACTTGTTGAGCTTAAAAGTGTGTCTCTCTCTTTGCTAAGGCGATTTCATGTCGAATTAGCTCAACCATATCACCACACCCCTCGGTTCTCTCCTGGCCTCACTGCCTCTTTCAACGGTGGCTTATTGGTTTCAGTGCAAGAAATAAGTCCATAA
- the LOC129876299 gene encoding cytochrome P450 94C1-like isoform X2: protein MDHLDDFWKSFHVYFILIFIIVFLFTLILYIVRLKLWCNCEICHAYITKSWSSQFINLCDWYTHLLKQSPNRTIHIHVLGNIITSNPQNVEYMLKTRFENYPKGKTFSTILGDFLGRGIFNVDGDLWRFQKRISSLELGKVSIRSYAFEVVKNEIVKRLLPLLDEYKQGGVLDFQDVFKRFSFDCICRFSFGLDPKCLESSLPISQFALSFDLASKLSAERAMTTSPIVWKIKRFLNIGSEKELREAIKMINILAQEVIRQKRKLGFSNHKDLLSRFMGSISDETYLRDIVISFLLAGRDTITSALTSFFYVIVNHPEVAKAIREEADRVLGPNKDLTSCEQMSELHYLQASIYERNKGYLSSLCYGKNGGIMGL, encoded by the exons ATGGATCATCTTGATGATTTTTGGAAGTCTTTTCATGTCTATTTTATCCTTATCTTCATCATAGTTTTTCTCTTTACTCTTATCTTGTATATAGTGAGGCTAAAACTTTGGTGCAATTGTGAAATTTGCCATGCTTACATCACAAAAAGTTGGTCTTCACAATTCATCAATTTGTGTGATTGGTACACACATCTTCTAAAACAATCACCAAATAGAACAATACACATACATGTTCTAGGCAATATCATCACTTCAAATCCTCAAAATGTTGAGTACATGCTCAaaacaagatttgagaattACCCAAAAGGGAAAACTTTCTCTACTATCTTGGGTGATTTTCTTGGTAGGGGAATATTTAATGTTGATGGGGATTTATGGAGATTTCAAAAGAGAATTTCAAGTCTTGAACTTGGAAAAGTCTCTATAAGATCATATGCATTTGAAGTGGTAAAAAATGAGATTGTCAAAAGGCTTCTTCCACTTTTAGATGAATATAAACAAGGTGGGGTTCTTGATTTTCAAGATGTTTTTAAAAGATTTTCATTTGATTGTATTTGTAGATTCTCTTTTGGATTAGACCCTAAATGTTTAGAATCTTCATTACCTATCTCACAATTTGCTCTTTCCTTTGACCTAGCATCAAAATTATCAGCTGAAAGAGCCATGACTACATCCCCTATTGTTTGGAAAATCAAGAGATTTTTAAACATAGGGAGTGAAAAAGAGTTGAGGGAAGCAATAAAAATGATCAATATTCTGGCACAAGAAGTCATAAGACAAAAGAGAAAATTAGGTTTTTCAAATCATAAGGATCTTCTTTCAAGATTCATGGGATCAATAAGTGATGAAACTTATTTGAGAGACATTGTCATAAGCTTTCTCCTAGCCGGTAGGGACACTATAACATCTGCTTTAACAAGTTTCTTTTATGTGATTGTGAACCATCCAGAAGTCGCTAAAGCCATTAGAGAAGAAGCTGATCGAGTTCTTGGTCCAAATAAAGACCTCACAAGTTGTGAACAAATGAGTGAGCTTCATTATCTACAAGCATCTATTTATGAAA GGAACAAGGGTTACTTATCATCCTTATGCTATGGGAAGAATGGAGGAATTATGGGGTTGTGA